The DNA region CCTCCGGCGGCTATGTCAGCGGCGGCAGCGAGATCGTCGAGCTGCTGCGGCAGCGCTCGCGTCCCTATCTCTTCTCCAACACGCTGGCGCCTTGCATCTCCTCCGCCTCGCTGGCAGCGCTGGAGCTGCTTGCCGGGGAAGAGGGCGCGGCGTTGCGCCGGCGCGTGCGCGACAACGGCGCAGAGTTCCGCCGCGAGATGACGGCGCTCGGCTTCGACCTGGTGCCGGGGCAGCATCCGATCATCCCGGTGATGCTGGGTGACGCGCAGCTCGCGACCCGGATGGCCGATGCGCTGCTCCAGGAAGGCGTCTACGTGATCGGCTTCTCCTATCCGGTCGTGCCCAAGGGGAAGGCTCGCATCCGCACCCAGATGAGCGCCGCGCATAGCCCGGAACAGATCGGCCAGGCCGTCGCCGCATTCGCCAAGGCCGGCAAGGCGCTCGGCGTGATCTGACGGAGCCTCCACCATGAAGGCACTTGCAAAGCTCGAGCGCGGTCCCGGCCTCACCCTGACCCGCGTGAAGAAGCCGGAGGTCGGGCACAATGACGTGCTCGTCAGGATCGCCAAGACCGGCATCTGCGGCACCGACATCCATATCTGGAAATGGGACGACTGGGCCCAGAAGACCATTCCGGTGCCGATGCAGGTCGGCCACGAATATGTCGGTACGATCGTCGAGGTGGGGCAGGAGGTGCGCGGCTTCAAGCCCGGCGACCGGGTCTCCGGCGAGGGGCACATCACGTGCGGTTCTTGCCGGAACTGCCGCGCCGGCCGCCGGCATCTGTGCCGCAACACGCTCGGCGTCGGCGTCAACCGCGAGGGCGCCTTCGCCGAGTATCTGGCGATACCGGCGTTCAACGCCTTCAAGATCCCCGACGACATCTCCGACGAGCTCGCCGCGATCTTCGATCCCTTCGGCAACGCCACGCATACGGCGCTCTCCTTCAACCTGGTCGGCGAGGACGTGCTGATCACCGGCGCCGGCCCGATCGGCATCATGGCGTCCGCCATCGCCCGCCATGTCGGGGCGCGCCATGTCGTGATCACCGACGTCAATGATTATCGGCTCGACCTCGCGCGCCGCATGGGTGTCACACGCGCCGTCAACGCTGGCCGCGAGGAGCTGCGCGCCGTGATGGCGGATTTGCGGATGACCGAAGGTTTTGATGTCGGGCTGGAGATGTCGGGCGCGCCGAGCGCCTTCATCGACATGCTCGCGCATATGAACCACGGCGGCAAGGTAGCGCTCCTCGGCATTCCGCCGGCCAATACCGCGATCGATTGGAACCAGGTCATCTTCAAGGGCCTGGAGATCAAGGGGATCTACGGGCGCGAGATGTTCGAGACCTGGTACAAGATGGTCGCCATGCTGCAAAGCGGCCTCGATCTTTCGCCGATCATCACCCATCGCTTCCCGATCGACCAATATCAAGCGGCGTTTGATACCATGCTGTCGGGCAGCAGCGGGAAGGTCATACTCGACTGGACGGGGTAGGGCGGTGGGGGAGGGGGCGTGATGGCCCCGCTCTCGAAGTAAAAGCAAGCGGCGTTCGCCGTGAACACGCATG from Rhizobiales bacterium GAS188 includes:
- a CDS encoding L-threonine 3-dehydrogenase; this translates as MKALAKLERGPGLTLTRVKKPEVGHNDVLVRIAKTGICGTDIHIWKWDDWAQKTIPVPMQVGHEYVGTIVEVGQEVRGFKPGDRVSGEGHITCGSCRNCRAGRRHLCRNTLGVGVNREGAFAEYLAIPAFNAFKIPDDISDELAAIFDPFGNATHTALSFNLVGEDVLITGAGPIGIMASAIARHVGARHVVITDVNDYRLDLARRMGVTRAVNAGREELRAVMADLRMTEGFDVGLEMSGAPSAFIDMLAHMNHGGKVALLGIPPANTAIDWNQVIFKGLEIKGIYGREMFETWYKMVAMLQSGLDLSPIITHRFPIDQYQAAFDTMLSGSSGKVILDWTG